The Streptomyces sp. 135 sequence TGCGTGTGAGCGCACAGCGCCGGGAAGGTGTTCGCTTCGGTCGGTCCGGTGGCGGGCTGGGGCATGAGGGCTCCGGAAGTGCGGCTGCGGTGGGCCCTGCCCAGTCTGGCGGCGGGAGGCCCGGCCGTGGTCTGCCACGGCCGGGCCGGTCGCCGTCACCCGGTCGGAGCCGGGCGGCGGGGTGAGGGGGGCCGGGTCAACGCCGACGACGCGCCGCGATGACGTTGTCGTCCAGGGTGGCGGTCTCCCCGCCGGGTCCGGTCGCCTCCCGGCAGCGGGGCTCCGCGATCTCGACCGTCCACTCGCCTTCCGCCAGGGCGAGCCCGGCCAGCGTCTCGGCGGCGGTCGGCAGCTCCACGTCCGGATGGGCCGCGCGGCCCCACGGTGGAACCGAGGCGTGCTCGACGACAAGCAGCAGGCCGCCGGGGGCGACCGCCTCGGCGGCCTGCCGCAGCACTCGTTGCCGGGGGAAGGCGAGGGGCGACTGGAGGAACTGGGCCGAGACCAGGTCGAAGCGGCCCGTCGGGAACGACACGCTCAGATCGTGGTGCTCGGTGCGGATCCGCTTCTCCAGCCCGGCGGCGGCCGCCTCGGCCCGCACGCCCGCCAGCGCGGTGGGTGAGATGTCGACGGCGGTCACGGTCCAGCCCCGCCCCGCCAGCCACAGGGTGTCACCGCCGGGGCCGCACCCCAGATCGAGGGCGCTGCCGGTCGGCAGGCCGGCGACGAGTTCGGCGAACACGGCGTTGGGCCGGCCGCGGCCGGGCTGCGTACCGCCGCGGTACCGCTTGTCCCAGAACCGCTGGGCGTCTTCGGACGGCTCGGCGTCGCGCGGGTTAGCGGCCGGCGGCCGGACGGCGACGCCGCTGCCGGCCCTGGGCGTGGAGTCAGAGCTTCCTGAGGTGGTCATGCGCCCACTGTGCGGACGCCCTCGCGGTGCCGGAAG is a genomic window containing:
- a CDS encoding class I SAM-dependent methyltransferase; this encodes MTTSGSSDSTPRAGSGVAVRPPAANPRDAEPSEDAQRFWDKRYRGGTQPGRGRPNAVFAELVAGLPTGSALDLGCGPGGDTLWLAGRGWTVTAVDISPTALAGVRAEAAAAGLEKRIRTEHHDLSVSFPTGRFDLVSAQFLQSPLAFPRQRVLRQAAEAVAPGGLLLVVEHASVPPWGRAAHPDVELPTAAETLAGLALAEGEWTVEIAEPRCREATGPGGETATLDDNVIAARRRR